From the genome of Erythrobacter litoralis, one region includes:
- a CDS encoding type IV secretion system protein — MTTSCDLVAQDMGAGVAAALTAVDCIAAQVSEQAFGRLFGDDGQMRLVLVSLLVFYAVFFGISLMLGRSNVSVRHLVPRIMTVGLVLTFATSFVAFSTVFYNIFVLGPDWVAGVLTGTEGSATATFAQKLDIVFLAVQEASTGQSDINAFSPPGMMWLGAMLLLLGTVGLLVTARIGLALLLAVGPIFVVLALFNGTRGLFTGWLKGMTMLALAPLFAVLGGTIMLEIAVPILAALLAVPGQIDQQAAMAFFLVGAVHMALMFMALKVTTTMVSGWQVFGLAGTADSVRGIDTARMAPASAAASAPGAARTAPAPAAGTAPRRVDVAGMRTAPPANDYGSTAGMTSVRETRVYATSSGVGQAGEGSPAASRTRGIGNRFRPASNTATKNASPQVPKSAAAPKTETSR; from the coding sequence ATGACGACCTCCTGCGATCTCGTCGCGCAGGACATGGGCGCGGGCGTCGCTGCGGCGCTGACCGCGGTCGACTGCATCGCCGCGCAGGTCAGCGAACAGGCTTTCGGGCGGCTGTTCGGCGACGACGGCCAGATGCGCCTCGTGCTCGTCTCGCTGCTCGTTTTCTACGCCGTCTTCTTTGGCATTTCGCTGATGCTGGGCCGTTCGAACGTGTCGGTGCGGCATCTTGTCCCGCGCATCATGACCGTCGGGCTGGTGCTGACCTTCGCGACCAGTTTCGTCGCGTTTTCAACGGTTTTCTACAATATCTTCGTGCTCGGCCCGGACTGGGTCGCGGGGGTCCTGACGGGGACAGAAGGTTCCGCAACGGCGACCTTCGCGCAGAAGCTCGATATCGTCTTCCTCGCGGTGCAGGAGGCTTCCACCGGGCAGAGCGACATCAACGCCTTCTCGCCGCCGGGCATGATGTGGCTCGGCGCGATGCTGCTGCTGCTGGGGACGGTGGGCCTGCTGGTGACGGCGCGGATCGGCCTTGCGCTGCTGCTGGCGGTCGGGCCGATCTTCGTGGTGCTGGCGCTGTTCAATGGCACGCGCGGGCTGTTCACCGGCTGGCTCAAGGGGATGACGATGCTGGCGCTCGCGCCGCTTTTCGCGGTTCTGGGCGGCACGATCATGCTCGAGATCGCGGTGCCGATCCTCGCCGCGCTGCTCGCGGTGCCGGGGCAGATCGACCAGCAGGCGGCGATGGCCTTCTTCCTTGTCGGAGCGGTGCACATGGCGCTGATGTTCATGGCGCTGAAGGTGACGACGACGATGGTTTCGGGCTGGCAGGTCTTCGGCCTCGCCGGGACCGCGGACAGCGTTCGCGGGATCGACACGGCCCGAATGGCGCCCGCCTCCGCCGCGGCCAGTGCGCCGGGCGCGGCGCGCACGGCGCCCGCTCCCGCAGCGGGCACCGCCCCGCGCCGGGTCGATGTCGCCGGAATGCGCACGGCGCCGCCGGCCAATGATTACGGCAGCACGGCAGGCATGACTTCGGTACGAGAGACGCGCGTCTACGCGACCTCTTCAGGCGTCGGTCAGGCGGGCGAGGGCAGTCCTGCCGCCTCGCGCACGCGCGGGATCGGCAACCGCTTCCGCCCTGCTTCCAACACTGCCACCAAGAATGCATCGCCGCAGGTGCCGAAAAGCGCGGCGGCCCCGAAAACGGAGACTTCCCGATGA
- a CDS encoding TrbG/VirB9 family P-type conjugative transfer protein — translation MKRAIPFALALMSVTLTAPVMAQDGGDARIQTLTFDEAQVFTIRGRVRVQTTIKFREDERIENVALGDSKAWQVQPNKAQSILFVKPLESSAATNMTVVTSRRTYLFDLVASPRNEPLYVLQFAYPEAEKAEEEARLAAAAEEEAREEANALEMAAATDPYAVIDPSMLNFEWAAQGDRELLPARAYDDGEAVFLTWPADQPIPAILVTNERGELGAVNFTVRGDTVVLDEVPGQIVLRSGDDAATLTNVGPDRPRSADAGPGARRGS, via the coding sequence ATGAAGCGCGCCATTCCCTTTGCGCTCGCTCTCATGAGTGTCACCCTGACCGCGCCCGTCATGGCGCAGGACGGGGGCGATGCGCGGATCCAGACGCTCACTTTCGACGAGGCGCAGGTCTTCACGATCCGCGGGCGCGTGCGGGTCCAGACGACGATCAAGTTCCGCGAGGACGAGCGGATCGAAAACGTCGCGCTCGGCGACAGCAAGGCGTGGCAGGTCCAGCCGAACAAGGCGCAGTCGATCCTGTTCGTGAAGCCCCTGGAGTCGAGCGCGGCGACCAACATGACCGTGGTGACGAGTAGGCGGACCTATCTCTTCGACCTCGTTGCGTCGCCGCGCAACGAACCGCTATACGTGCTGCAATTCGCCTATCCCGAGGCCGAAAAGGCCGAGGAGGAAGCGCGTCTTGCCGCCGCCGCTGAGGAAGAGGCCCGCGAAGAGGCGAATGCGCTCGAAATGGCTGCTGCGACCGATCCTTACGCGGTGATCGACCCCTCGATGCTCAATTTCGAATGGGCTGCGCAAGGTGACCGGGAATTGCTGCCCGCGCGCGCCTATGACGACGGCGAGGCGGTGTTCCTGACCTGGCCTGCGGACCAGCCGATCCCCGCTATCCTCGTGACCAATGAGCGTGGCGAACTGGGCGCGGTCAATTTCACCGTGCGCGGCGACACCGTCGTGCTCGACGAAGTGCCGGGCCAGATCGTGCTGCGCTCGGGCGACGATGCCGCCACGCTCACCAATGTCGGCCCGGATCGTCCGCGCAGCGCGGATGCCGGCCCGGGCGCCCGGAGGGGTTCGTGA